In the genome of Streptomyces collinus, one region contains:
- a CDS encoding TIGR04222 domain-containing membrane protein — MSDGTAARLEPHEIALLGDGPRAAVTVAVVDLHLRGLVEPDLPGTVRARVVDAGEAVEAVQPPSPLAAAVHGCLRAPAEPKALVKDPGIRLAVAVMRIPLAEAGLLRYPLLGATRAARRHVRELRHEHPLPASRHGLSDRERLLLVALHGEARPAAAGAAVRPAGGSGPAGRGGRRGPLPALAARDGRRRWGRLLLRRGRRRRRGLTLGAGVPEEDRRGGPSFRTGRPLCCAGVRPSAS, encoded by the coding sequence ATGAGCGACGGTACGGCGGCCCGGCTGGAGCCGCACGAGATCGCACTGCTGGGGGACGGCCCGCGGGCCGCCGTGACCGTCGCCGTGGTGGACCTGCATCTGCGGGGCCTGGTGGAGCCCGACCTGCCCGGGACGGTCCGGGCACGTGTCGTGGACGCCGGGGAAGCGGTCGAGGCCGTACAGCCGCCCTCTCCCCTCGCGGCCGCGGTGCACGGCTGCCTGCGCGCGCCCGCGGAGCCCAAGGCCTTGGTGAAGGATCCCGGCATCCGTCTCGCCGTGGCCGTCATGCGCATCCCGCTCGCGGAGGCGGGCCTGCTGCGCTATCCCCTGCTCGGCGCGACCCGCGCCGCCCGCCGCCACGTCCGGGAGCTGCGGCACGAGCATCCCCTGCCGGCGAGTCGGCACGGCCTGAGCGACCGTGAACGGCTGCTGCTGGTCGCCCTGCACGGTGAGGCCCGCCCTGCGGCTGCTGGTGCCGCGGTTCGCCCTGCGGGCGGGTCTGGTCCGGCGGGCCGAGGTGGGCGGCGCGGACCTCTTCCAGCACTCGCCGCGCGGGACGGGCGGCGTCGGTGGGGGCGTCTACTACTGCGGCGGGGGCGGCGGAGGCGGCGGGGACTGACCCTCGGGGCGGGAGTCCCGGAGGAAGACAGAAGGGGCGGTCCGTCCTTCCGGACGGGCCGCCCCCTGTGCTGCGCGGGTGTCAGACCTTCAGCGTCCTGA
- a CDS encoding AMP-binding protein → MTSATALFRDARDFLLEHREDYPRAYEGFRWPRPEYFNWALDWFDEIADGNARTALHLVEEDGRETRLSFGEMSVRSAQFATWLRARGVRAEDRILVMLGNQAELWITALAAMKLRAVVIPATPLLGPADLRDRVERGRVRHVIARPEDTGKFADVPGDYTRIAAGAAGAVPDGWLPLDDAYGASAGFTPDGPTRADDPLMLYFTSGTTARPKLVEHTHTSYPIGHLSTMYWIGLKPGDVHLNISSPGWAKHAWSNLFAPWNAEATVFLHNYTRFDAVRLMTEMDRAGVTTFCAPPTVWRMLIQADLTQLRTPPREVVAAGEPLNPEVIEQVRRAWNRTIRDGFGQTETAVQVANSPGQPLKTGSMGRPSPGYRVELLDPVSGAPGAAEGEIALDLSDRPVGLMTGYHGDADRTAEAMAGGYYRTGDVASRDEEGYLVYIGRSDDVFKASDYKISPFELESALLEHEAVAEAAVVPAPDELRLAVPKAYVVLAEGWQPGPDTAKVLFEHSRETLAPYKRIRRLEFGALPKTVSGKIRRIELREATAAGSDAEYREEDFR, encoded by the coding sequence ATGACATCGGCGACGGCACTGTTCCGCGACGCGCGGGATTTCCTGCTGGAGCACCGCGAGGACTACCCGAGGGCCTACGAGGGCTTCCGCTGGCCCCGCCCCGAGTACTTCAACTGGGCGCTCGACTGGTTCGACGAGATCGCCGACGGCAACGCCCGCACCGCCCTGCACCTCGTCGAGGAGGACGGCCGTGAGACCCGGCTGTCCTTCGGGGAGATGTCGGTACGGTCGGCGCAGTTCGCCACCTGGCTGCGCGCCCGGGGCGTGCGCGCCGAGGACCGGATCCTCGTCATGCTCGGCAACCAGGCCGAACTGTGGATCACCGCCCTCGCCGCGATGAAGCTGCGCGCGGTGGTCATCCCGGCCACCCCGCTGCTGGGCCCCGCCGACCTGCGCGACCGCGTCGAGCGCGGCCGGGTCCGGCACGTCATCGCGCGCCCCGAGGACACCGGCAAGTTCGCCGATGTCCCCGGCGACTACACGCGCATCGCCGCGGGCGCCGCCGGCGCGGTGCCGGACGGCTGGCTGCCGCTGGACGACGCCTACGGCGCCTCGGCCGGCTTCACCCCCGACGGCCCCACCCGGGCCGACGACCCGCTGATGCTCTACTTCACCTCGGGCACCACCGCCCGGCCCAAACTCGTCGAGCACACCCACACGTCGTACCCGATCGGCCATCTGTCGACCATGTACTGGATCGGCCTGAAACCCGGCGACGTACACCTGAACATCTCCTCACCCGGCTGGGCCAAGCACGCCTGGTCCAACCTGTTCGCCCCGTGGAACGCCGAGGCGACCGTCTTCCTGCACAACTACACGCGTTTCGACGCCGTCCGTCTCATGACCGAGATGGACCGGGCGGGCGTCACCACCTTCTGCGCCCCGCCGACCGTGTGGCGCATGCTCATCCAGGCCGACCTGACGCAGCTGCGCACCCCGCCCCGCGAGGTCGTCGCGGCCGGTGAGCCGCTCAACCCGGAGGTCATCGAGCAGGTCCGCCGGGCCTGGAACCGCACCATCCGGGACGGTTTCGGCCAGACCGAGACGGCCGTGCAGGTCGCCAACAGTCCCGGCCAGCCGCTCAAGACCGGCTCCATGGGCCGGCCGAGCCCCGGCTACCGCGTCGAGCTCCTCGACCCGGTCTCCGGCGCGCCGGGCGCGGCCGAAGGCGAGATCGCGCTCGACCTGTCGGACCGCCCCGTCGGCCTGATGACCGGATACCACGGCGACGCCGACCGCACGGCGGAGGCGATGGCCGGCGGCTACTACCGCACGGGGGATGTCGCATCCAGGGATGAAGAGGGATATCTGGTCTATATCGGGCGAAGTGACGACGTCTTCAAGGCCTCCGACTACAAGATCAGCCCGTTCGAGCTGGAGAGCGCGCTGCTGGAGCACGAGGCGGTCGCAGAGGCGGCGGTCGTGCCCGCCCCGGACGAACTGCGGCTCGCCGTCCCGAAGGCCTACGTCGTCCTGGCGGAGGGCTGGCAGCCCGGCCCCGACACGGCCAAGGTCCTGTTCGAGCACTCCCGGGAGACGCTGGCCCCCTACAAGCGCATCCGCCGCCTGGAGTTCGGGGCCCTGCCCAAGACCGTCTCCGGCAAGATCCGCCGGATCGAGCTGCGTGAGGCCACGGCGGCCGGGTCGGACGCCGAGTACCGCGAGGAGGACTTCCGGTGA
- a CDS encoding AMP-binding protein produces MNSYSHGTGGTALLGDTIGANLDRAVAAWPDREALVDVPSGRRWTYAEFGAAVDELASALHASGVAKGDRVGIWAVNCPEWVLVQYATARIGAIMVNINPAYRTHEVEYVLKQAGVSLLFASLSHKTSDYRAMVEQVRGRVPELREVVYFGDPGWEALLGRAVPGATYDELSCDDPINIQYTSGTTGFPKGATLSHHNILNNGYFVGESIAYSEQDRICVPVPFYHCFGMVMGNLAATSHGACVVIPAPSFDPKATLDAVQQERCTSLYGVPTMFIAELNLPDFASYDLSSLRTGIMAGSPCPVEVMKRVVAEMHMAEVSICYGMTETSPVSLQTRRDDDLEHRTGTVGRVLPHIEVKIVDPATGVTRPRGTAGELCTRGYSVMLGYWNEPEKTAESVDAGRWMHTGDLAVMREDGYVEIVGRIKDMIIRGGENIYPREIEEFLYGHPKIQDVQVVGVPDERYGEEVLACVIARDPDDPPTLEELRAFCEGQLAHYKVPARVRILDSFPMTVSGKVRKVELRERFADG; encoded by the coding sequence GTGAACTCCTACAGCCACGGAACCGGCGGGACGGCGCTGCTCGGCGACACCATCGGGGCCAACCTGGACCGGGCGGTGGCCGCCTGGCCGGACCGCGAGGCGCTGGTCGACGTGCCGTCCGGACGGCGCTGGACGTACGCCGAGTTCGGCGCGGCGGTCGACGAGCTGGCCTCCGCCCTGCACGCCTCCGGTGTCGCCAAGGGCGACCGGGTGGGCATCTGGGCCGTCAACTGCCCCGAGTGGGTGCTCGTCCAGTACGCCACCGCCCGCATCGGCGCGATCATGGTGAACATCAACCCGGCGTACCGCACCCACGAGGTGGAGTACGTCCTGAAGCAGGCGGGCGTCTCCCTGCTGTTCGCCTCCCTCAGCCACAAGACGAGCGACTACCGGGCGATGGTCGAGCAAGTGCGCGGTCGCGTCCCGGAGTTGCGGGAGGTGGTGTACTTCGGCGACCCGGGCTGGGAGGCGCTGCTCGGCCGGGCGGTCCCCGGCGCAACGTACGACGAACTGTCCTGCGACGACCCGATCAACATCCAGTACACCTCCGGCACCACGGGCTTCCCCAAGGGCGCGACCCTCTCCCACCACAACATCCTCAACAACGGCTACTTCGTCGGTGAGTCGATCGCCTACTCCGAGCAGGACCGGATCTGCGTCCCGGTGCCCTTCTACCACTGCTTCGGCATGGTGATGGGCAATCTCGCCGCCACCTCGCACGGCGCCTGCGTGGTCATCCCCGCCCCGTCCTTCGACCCGAAGGCGACCCTCGACGCGGTGCAGCAGGAGCGCTGCACCTCGCTCTACGGCGTCCCGACGATGTTCATCGCCGAGCTGAACCTCCCCGACTTCGCCTCCTACGACCTCTCCTCCCTGCGCACCGGCATCATGGCGGGCTCGCCCTGCCCGGTGGAGGTGATGAAGCGGGTGGTCGCCGAGATGCACATGGCGGAGGTCTCCATCTGCTACGGCATGACCGAGACGTCCCCGGTGTCCCTCCAGACCCGCCGGGACGACGACCTGGAGCACCGCACCGGCACGGTCGGCCGGGTCCTGCCGCACATCGAGGTCAAGATCGTCGACCCGGCGACGGGGGTCACCCGGCCGCGCGGCACGGCGGGCGAGTTGTGCACCCGCGGCTACAGCGTGATGCTCGGCTACTGGAACGAGCCGGAGAAGACCGCCGAGTCCGTCGACGCCGGCCGCTGGATGCACACGGGCGACCTCGCCGTGATGCGCGAGGACGGCTACGTCGAGATCGTCGGCCGCATCAAGGACATGATCATCCGGGGCGGGGAGAACATCTACCCCCGCGAGATCGAGGAGTTCCTCTACGGCCACCCGAAGATCCAGGACGTCCAGGTCGTCGGCGTCCCGGACGAGCGCTACGGCGAGGAGGTCCTGGCCTGCGTCATCGCACGCGACCCGGACGACCCGCCGACACTGGAGGAGCTCCGGGCCTTCTGCGAGGGGCAGTTGGCGCACTACAAGGTGCCGGCCCGGGTGCGGATCCTCGACTCCTTCCCGATGACGGTGTCCGGGAAGGTACGCAAGGTGGAGCTGCGGGAGCGGTTCGCGGACGGTTGA
- a CDS encoding helix-turn-helix transcriptional regulator translates to MTVRRDFQEPPRSRPDLVIGREELFTSAREQLGRGGSVLLHGPAGIGKSTVLRALAADYGGAARTVLRCSATESESHLPFLALADLFGLVLEDVSAALPGAQRTALESALTGRGESTLQRDGLALRLAVLSALRVLAAKGPVLVVADDLQWLDAASAELLGFAARRLGDTPVQMLCAVRTEGQEYDRHLPASPPDTLAVRLGPLNRTQVSALLDHRGYTPLSRSTVRDIHRTSGGNPLFALELGRALAESPARPRPGEPLPVPTSLRALVLSRLEMLSDEARRTLLVASAGARPTLALLHAAGREHAEAETAQAAALGLLATDPEAPALRFAHPLISAALYAEAPAQERRAVHAALSTAASDPIERARHLALATTGTDPDVAARLAEAGALARDRGAPSVAASLGLLAARHTPADSTPGPDERRLQAAEDAITAGEADLARDIARDVLTRATVPAERVRAWMVVIEAAGQALGDVDAVFPQVLADAGDDPCLLAQVYYQLAWRGLVVEGDFAEARQEAAHAAELAARGGDRRTELMALSFQASTETLMGHPDAPATVKRALKEPQDPYVACHHNGAGSARFRWLIMSDQLPEARATITALLREVRRRGMVESEVHFLRFLADTELRSGHCGRALDLARESLRLARDSGIGEGASAMLASLAEASAGDVDRALALAREAADHAEVDGDQMYLSRALAALGYAQLVAGDPAAAVRSLRRVRELEQGLGINDPGRGRWHGDLAESLVRIGEPGEAQDVIDTTRAHALRLGRQSVLAVLDRAEALVRAARGEHEAAVVRLTSVQDRLGRLGYGLEEARAAFALARLRAQAAALPRTGARPLPGPASYDEAARLFRRCRALPWLRQVDAAATAGPTAAEPPAAAPAVALDALEGLAAMERQVASLVMEGATNREIAARLFISVKTVEATLTRVYRKLGIRSRVDIVRLAAGRRTT, encoded by the coding sequence GTGACCGTGCGACGGGACTTCCAGGAGCCTCCCAGGAGCCGCCCCGACCTGGTCATCGGCCGAGAGGAACTGTTCACCTCGGCCCGTGAGCAGCTCGGCCGGGGCGGCAGTGTGCTGCTGCACGGTCCGGCCGGAATTGGAAAGTCGACGGTCCTGCGGGCGCTGGCCGCGGATTACGGCGGTGCGGCGCGGACGGTGTTGCGCTGCTCGGCGACCGAGTCGGAATCCCACCTGCCCTTCCTGGCGCTGGCCGACCTGTTCGGGCTGGTCCTGGAGGACGTGTCGGCTGCACTGCCCGGCGCCCAGCGCACCGCCCTGGAGTCGGCGCTGACCGGCCGCGGCGAGTCCACCCTCCAGCGGGACGGGCTCGCGCTGCGTCTGGCGGTGCTGTCGGCGCTGCGGGTCCTCGCCGCGAAGGGCCCGGTGCTGGTGGTCGCCGACGATCTGCAGTGGCTGGATGCCGCCAGTGCGGAACTGCTCGGCTTCGCGGCCCGCCGGCTGGGTGACACGCCCGTGCAGATGCTGTGCGCGGTGCGGACCGAGGGCCAGGAGTACGACCGGCACCTGCCGGCGTCCCCGCCCGACACGCTCGCCGTCCGGCTGGGCCCGCTGAACCGTACGCAGGTCTCGGCGCTGCTCGACCACCGCGGTTACACGCCCCTGTCCCGCTCCACGGTCCGCGACATCCACCGCACCAGCGGCGGCAACCCGCTCTTCGCGCTGGAGCTGGGGCGTGCCCTGGCCGAGAGCCCGGCCCGGCCGCGCCCGGGCGAGCCGCTGCCGGTGCCCACCTCGCTGCGGGCCCTGGTGCTGAGCCGGCTGGAGATGCTGTCGGACGAGGCGCGCCGCACCCTCCTGGTGGCCAGCGCCGGTGCCCGTCCCACGCTGGCGCTGCTGCACGCGGCCGGCCGGGAGCACGCCGAGGCCGAGACGGCCCAGGCGGCGGCCCTGGGGCTGCTCGCCACGGACCCCGAGGCACCGGCCCTGCGGTTCGCGCACCCGCTGATCTCGGCCGCGCTCTACGCGGAGGCCCCGGCGCAGGAGCGGCGGGCCGTGCACGCCGCGCTGTCCACGGCGGCCTCCGACCCGATCGAGCGGGCCCGGCACCTGGCCCTGGCGACCACCGGCACCGACCCGGACGTGGCGGCCCGGCTCGCCGAGGCCGGGGCGCTGGCCCGGGACCGCGGCGCCCCTTCCGTGGCGGCCTCGCTCGGGCTGCTCGCCGCCCGGCACACCCCGGCGGACAGCACCCCGGGCCCCGACGAGCGGCGTCTGCAGGCCGCGGAGGACGCGATCACCGCCGGCGAGGCCGATCTCGCCCGGGACATCGCACGTGACGTACTGACGCGTGCCACCGTGCCCGCGGAGCGGGTGCGGGCGTGGATGGTGGTCATCGAGGCGGCCGGGCAGGCCCTCGGTGACGTCGACGCCGTCTTCCCGCAGGTCCTGGCCGACGCGGGAGACGACCCGTGTCTGCTCGCCCAGGTCTACTACCAGCTGGCCTGGCGCGGCCTGGTCGTCGAGGGCGACTTCGCCGAGGCCCGCCAGGAGGCGGCGCACGCGGCGGAGCTGGCCGCCCGGGGCGGGGACCGCCGGACCGAGTTGATGGCGCTGTCCTTCCAGGCCTCCACCGAGACCCTGATGGGCCACCCGGACGCCCCCGCGACCGTCAAACGGGCGCTGAAGGAACCCCAGGACCCCTATGTGGCCTGCCACCACAACGGCGCCGGATCGGCACGGTTCCGCTGGCTGATCATGAGCGACCAGCTGCCCGAGGCGCGGGCGACGATCACCGCGCTGCTCCGGGAGGTGCGCCGGCGCGGGATGGTCGAGAGCGAGGTGCACTTCCTGCGCTTCCTCGCCGACACGGAACTGCGCTCCGGGCACTGCGGCCGGGCCCTGGACCTGGCCCGCGAGAGCCTGCGGCTCGCCCGGGACTCCGGGATCGGCGAAGGTGCCTCGGCCATGCTCGCCTCCCTCGCGGAGGCCTCCGCCGGGGACGTCGACCGGGCCCTGGCCCTCGCCCGGGAGGCGGCGGACCACGCCGAGGTCGACGGTGACCAGATGTACCTGTCCCGGGCCCTCGCGGCGCTGGGCTACGCCCAGTTGGTGGCCGGCGACCCGGCCGCCGCCGTCCGTTCGCTGCGCCGGGTGCGGGAGCTGGAGCAGGGTCTCGGCATCAACGACCCCGGGCGCGGGCGCTGGCACGGCGACCTCGCCGAGTCCCTGGTCCGCATCGGCGAGCCGGGCGAGGCCCAGGACGTCATCGACACGACCCGGGCGCACGCCCTGCGGCTGGGCCGGCAGAGCGTGCTGGCCGTCCTCGACCGGGCCGAGGCGCTGGTGCGGGCGGCGCGCGGCGAACACGAGGCCGCCGTCGTCCGGTTGACGTCCGTGCAGGACCGGCTCGGCCGGCTCGGGTACGGCCTGGAGGAGGCCCGGGCCGCCTTCGCGCTGGCCCGGCTGCGCGCCCAGGCCGCCGCCCTCCCCCGCACGGGCGCGAGGCCGCTGCCGGGACCGGCGTCGTACGACGAGGCCGCCCGGCTGTTCCGGCGCTGCCGCGCGCTGCCCTGGCTGCGGCAGGTCGACGCCGCCGCCACGGCCGGTCCCACCGCGGCGGAACCGCCCGCCGCCGCGCCGGCCGTCGCCCTGGACGCGCTGGAGGGCCTGGCCGCGATGGAGCGTCAGGTCGCATCGCTGGTGATGGAGGGCGCGACCAACCGGGAGATCGCGGCACGCCTGTTCATCAGCGTCAAGACCGTCGAGGCCACCCTCACCCGGGTCTACCGCAAGCTCGGGATCCGCTCCCGGGTGGACATCGTCCGGCTGGCCGCCGGCCGCCGAACGACCTGA
- a CDS encoding GNAT family N-acetyltransferase translates to MRIRPATPAELPALQDVERAAGAPFRDLGMPEIADDEPPALDVLEHYRRAGRCWVAASGPQDGPVAYLLAEPVDGALHIEQVSVHPRAARRGVGRALLAHAADRAREEGLTSLTLTTFTDVPWNAPYYERLGFRPLPEEDLTPGLRAIRATEAAHGLNRWPRVCMRAPL, encoded by the coding sequence ATGCGCATCCGCCCCGCGACCCCGGCCGAACTCCCCGCCCTCCAGGACGTCGAGCGGGCCGCCGGCGCTCCCTTCCGCGACCTCGGCATGCCGGAGATCGCCGACGACGAGCCGCCCGCCCTCGACGTCCTGGAGCACTACCGCAGGGCGGGCCGCTGCTGGGTAGCCGCCTCCGGCCCGCAGGACGGGCCGGTCGCCTACCTCCTCGCCGAACCGGTCGACGGCGCCCTGCACATCGAGCAGGTCTCGGTCCACCCGCGGGCCGCACGCCGGGGCGTGGGCCGAGCCCTCCTGGCCCACGCCGCCGACCGCGCCCGCGAGGAGGGGCTGACCTCCCTGACGCTGACCACCTTCACGGACGTCCCGTGGAACGCCCCCTACTACGAGCGCCTCGGCTTCCGCCCGCTCCCCGAGGAGGACCTCACGCCCGGCCTCCGCGCGATCCGCGCCACGGAGGCCGCACACGGCCTGAACCGCTGGCCGCGGGTGTGCATGCGCGCACCGCTGTGA
- a CDS encoding S1 family peptidase, which produces MFGLNAAKKAAAVAAATAAAATTALLAAPTAVAAPQPIVGGTTTTTSAYPFVMQITDASQNQFCGGTLVSPKKVVTAAHCMVGETTSSVRVVGGRTYLNGTNGTVARVSKIWIHPSYTDTSNGDDVAVLTLSTSMPYTPAKYVSSSQTSVYAAGTTARILGWGDTSENGSASNQLRTATVPTVSDSSCASSYGSDFVQSDMVCAGKTSGGVDTCQGDSGGPLLIGGVLAGITSWGEGCAQAGFPGVYTRLTTFSNLVTTQVNS; this is translated from the coding sequence ATGTTCGGGCTCAACGCCGCCAAGAAGGCCGCCGCCGTCGCCGCGGCGACCGCTGCCGCCGCCACGACCGCGCTGCTCGCCGCCCCCACGGCCGTCGCCGCGCCCCAGCCGATCGTCGGCGGCACCACGACCACGACGTCCGCGTACCCCTTCGTCATGCAGATCACGGACGCCTCGCAGAACCAGTTCTGCGGCGGCACGCTCGTCTCGCCCAAGAAGGTCGTCACCGCCGCGCACTGCATGGTCGGCGAGACCACGAGCAGCGTGCGCGTCGTCGGTGGCCGCACCTACCTCAACGGCACCAACGGCACGGTCGCCAGAGTCAGCAAGATCTGGATCCACCCGAGTTACACCGACACCTCCAACGGCGACGACGTGGCCGTGCTGACGCTGTCGACCTCGATGCCGTACACCCCGGCGAAGTACGTCTCCTCCTCCCAGACCTCGGTGTACGCGGCCGGCACCACCGCCCGCATCCTCGGCTGGGGCGACACCTCCGAGAACGGCAGCGCCTCCAACCAGCTGCGCACCGCGACCGTACCGACCGTGTCCGACTCCAGTTGCGCGAGCTCCTACGGCTCCGACTTCGTGCAGAGCGACATGGTGTGCGCCGGAAAGACCTCCGGCGGCGTGGACACCTGCCAGGGCGACAGCGGCGGCCCCCTGCTCATCGGGGGCGTCCTGGCAGGCATCACTTCCTGGGGCGAAGGCTGCGCCCAGGCCGGTTTCCCGGGTGTCTACACCCGGCTGACCACCTTCTCCAACCTGGTCACGACGCAGGTCAACTCGTGA
- the gcl gene encoding glyoxylate carboligase — protein sequence MARMTAARAAVEILKREGVADAFGVPGAAINPFYAALKASGGIAHTLARHVEGASHMAEGYTRTHPGNIGVCIGTSGPAGTDMITGLYSATGDSIPILCITGQAPTAVIHKEDFQAVDIASIAKPVTKMAVTVLEAAQVPGVFQQAFHLMRSGRPGPVLIDLPIDVQLTEIEFDPETYEPLPVYKPAASRAQIEKAIGMLNASERPLIVAGGGIINADAAELLVEFAELTGTPVVPTLMGWGLLPDDHELNAGMVGLQTSHRYGNATFLESDFVLGIGNRWANRHTGKLDVYTAGRTFVHVDIEPTQIGKIFAPDYGIASDAKAALELFVEVARELKAAGGLPDRSAWAEAAQERKATLQRRTHFDDIPIKPQRVYEEMNKAFGPETRYVSTIGLSQIAGAQMLHVYRPRHWINCGQAGPLGWTIPAALGVAKADPEASVVALSGDYDFQFMLEELAVGAQHRIPYVHVLVNNSYLGLIRQAQRAFEIDFQVNLEFENLNSPELGVYGVDHVKVAEGLGCKAIRVTDPAELGDAFEQAKKLAAEHRVPVVVEAILERVTNISMSTTNDIGNVVEFEEIATEPGHAPTSIRTLKV from the coding sequence ATGGCTCGAATGACCGCTGCCCGCGCGGCAGTTGAGATCCTCAAGCGTGAGGGCGTCGCCGACGCGTTCGGTGTCCCCGGCGCGGCGATCAACCCGTTCTACGCGGCGCTCAAGGCCTCCGGCGGCATCGCCCACACCCTCGCCCGGCACGTCGAGGGCGCCTCGCACATGGCCGAGGGCTACACCCGCACCCACCCGGGCAACATCGGCGTCTGCATCGGCACATCGGGCCCGGCCGGCACCGACATGATCACGGGTCTGTACTCCGCGACCGGCGACTCCATCCCGATCCTGTGCATCACGGGCCAGGCCCCGACCGCCGTGATCCACAAGGAGGACTTCCAGGCCGTCGACATCGCCTCCATCGCCAAACCGGTCACGAAGATGGCCGTCACGGTGCTGGAGGCCGCGCAGGTCCCGGGCGTCTTCCAGCAGGCCTTCCACCTGATGCGCTCCGGCCGCCCCGGCCCGGTCCTCATCGACCTGCCGATCGACGTCCAGCTGACGGAGATCGAGTTCGACCCGGAGACGTACGAGCCCCTCCCGGTCTACAAGCCCGCCGCGTCCCGCGCCCAGATCGAGAAGGCCATCGGGATGCTGAACGCCTCCGAGCGGCCCCTGATCGTCGCGGGTGGCGGCATCATCAACGCCGACGCCGCCGAACTCCTCGTGGAGTTCGCCGAACTGACCGGCACCCCGGTCGTCCCGACCCTGATGGGCTGGGGCCTGCTGCCGGACGACCATGAACTGAACGCCGGCATGGTGGGCCTGCAGACCTCGCACCGCTACGGCAACGCGACCTTCCTGGAGTCCGACTTCGTCCTCGGCATCGGCAACCGCTGGGCCAACCGCCACACCGGCAAGCTCGACGTCTACACGGCCGGGCGGACGTTCGTTCACGTCGACATCGAGCCCACCCAGATCGGCAAGATCTTCGCCCCGGACTACGGCATCGCCTCCGACGCCAAGGCCGCCCTGGAACTGTTCGTCGAGGTCGCCCGCGAGCTGAAGGCGGCCGGCGGGCTGCCCGACCGTTCCGCGTGGGCCGAGGCCGCGCAGGAGCGCAAGGCGACCCTCCAGCGCCGTACGCACTTCGACGACATCCCGATCAAGCCGCAGCGCGTCTACGAGGAGATGAACAAGGCCTTCGGCCCGGAGACCCGGTACGTCTCCACCATCGGCCTCTCGCAGATCGCCGGCGCCCAGATGCTGCACGTCTACCGGCCCCGGCACTGGATCAACTGCGGCCAGGCCGGTCCGCTCGGCTGGACCATCCCGGCCGCACTCGGCGTCGCCAAGGCCGACCCGGAGGCGTCCGTCGTCGCCCTCTCCGGGGACTACGACTTCCAGTTCATGCTGGAGGAACTCGCCGTCGGCGCGCAGCACCGCATCCCGTACGTGCACGTCCTGGTGAACAACTCCTACCTGGGCCTGATCCGGCAGGCGCAGCGGGCGTTCGAGATCGACTTCCAGGTCAACCTGGAGTTTGAGAACCTCAACTCCCCGGAGCTCGGCGTCTACGGCGTCGACCACGTCAAGGTCGCCGAAGGCCTCGGCTGCAAGGCCATCCGCGTCACCGACCCCGCCGAGCTGGGCGACGCCTTCGAGCAGGCCAAGAAGCTGGCCGCGGAGCACCGGGTCCCGGTCGTCGTCGAGGCGATCCTGGAGCGCGTCACCAACATCTCCATGTCGACCACCAACGACATCGGCAACGTCGTGGAGTTCGAGGAGATCGCCACGGAGCCGGGCCATGCGCCGACGTCGATCAGGACGCTGAAGGTCTGA
- a CDS encoding helix-turn-helix transcriptional regulator: MTTDASDAVEMRNALLRLRRGTGLPIAFGGLLEAGQQMRISELSGTATHALRSLVVTSGTGLGGKTVALSRPCVVTDYSASRQISHEYDAPVAVEGLRSVLAVPVVVRHRVRGVLYGALRTALPLGGRMLDAAVEAARDLERALAVRDEARTLVAGAGPGWEQVREAHAALRALAGRITDPELRAELLGACALLTAESAESAGSAAESGGSARVRLAPREVDVLACVAAGATNAVAADRLGVTPETVKGYLRSAMRKLRARTRGEAVVAARRAGWLP, translated from the coding sequence GTGACGACAGACGCGTCCGACGCGGTCGAGATGCGCAACGCGCTGCTGCGCCTGCGGCGGGGCACCGGCCTTCCGATCGCCTTCGGCGGCCTGCTGGAGGCCGGGCAGCAGATGCGCATCAGCGAGCTGAGCGGCACGGCGACGCACGCCCTGCGGTCGCTGGTGGTGACGTCCGGCACCGGTCTCGGCGGCAAGACGGTGGCGCTGTCCCGGCCGTGTGTGGTGACGGACTATTCGGCGTCGCGGCAGATCAGCCACGAGTACGACGCCCCGGTGGCCGTGGAGGGGCTGCGCTCGGTGCTGGCCGTGCCGGTGGTGGTGCGGCACCGGGTGCGCGGGGTGCTGTACGGGGCGCTGCGCACGGCCCTGCCGCTGGGCGGCCGGATGCTGGACGCGGCGGTCGAGGCGGCGCGGGACCTGGAGCGGGCGCTGGCCGTCCGGGACGAGGCCCGCACGCTCGTCGCCGGGGCGGGTCCGGGGTGGGAGCAGGTGCGGGAGGCGCACGCGGCTCTGCGGGCGCTGGCCGGGCGGATCACGGACCCGGAGCTGCGCGCGGAGCTGCTCGGCGCGTGCGCGCTGCTGACGGCCGAGTCCGCCGAGTCCGCCGGGTCGGCGGCCGAATCCGGCGGGTCGGCCCGGGTCCGGCTGGCGCCGCGCGAGGTGGACGTCCTGGCGTGTGTCGCGGCGGGTGCGACGAACGCCGTCGCCGCCGACCGGCTGGGCGTGACGCCGGAGACCGTCAAGGGGTACCTGCGGTCGGCCATGCGGAAGCTGCGGGCCCGCACCCGTGGCGAGGCGGTGGTCGCCGCGCGCCGGGCGGGGTGGTTGCCGTAG